In a genomic window of Scomber japonicus isolate fScoJap1 chromosome 17, fScoJap1.pri, whole genome shotgun sequence:
- the ppil6 gene encoding probable inactive peptidyl-prolyl cis-trans isomerase-like 6 yields MDSKVHVEITGLVRDPSFHVAKSIAEAIKQKFPEAFMAPTIQPLLEFDWHMFLCNKKRELRGEVWQYSSRLMCFLNGHLLGNERDLASWAKKQWGFTFTRPQAFYKALTEDCYSKHLQKTGHQFVFMDIEIAGEEVGRLMFELFSDVCPKTSKNFEALCTGEQSLSQSGLQLAYKGTVFHRVVPNGWVQGGDISPERKGDGGESIYGPTFEDESFAVSHAKRGILGMANKGPHSNGSQFYITLQPTLWMDRSYVAFGQVVEGVDVLRRLEEAVTCNERPKYDCKIIDCGVF; encoded by the exons ATGGACTCAAAGGTGCATGTAGAAATAACCGGCTTGGTTAGGGACCCAAGTTTTCATGTTGCCAAGAGCATCGCCGAG GCAATAAAACAGAAGTTTCCTGAAGCATTTATGGCCCCGACCATTCAACCTTTACTGGAATTTGACTGGCACATGTTTCTGTGCAACAAGAAAAGG GAGCTGCGTGGTGAAGTGTGGCAGTACTCCAGCAGGCTGATGTGCTTTCTGAACGGCCATCTCCTCGGGAATGAGAGGGATCTTGCCAGCTGGGCCAAGAAGCAGTGGGGTTTCACTTTCACTCGGCCGCAGGCCTTTTATAAGGCTCTCACTGAGGACTGCTACTCCAAACACCTCCAAAAAACTGGG CACCAGTTTGTCTTCATGGACATTGAGATAGCAGGAGAAGAAGTGGGGAGATTGATGTTTGAG CTGTTCTCAGATGTGTGTCCAAAAACATCAAAGAACTTCGAGGCTCTGTGCACAGGAGAGCAATCTTTGTCACAGAGCGGCCTCCAGCTCGCCTACAAGGGCACTGTGTTTCACCGGGTGGTGCCCAACGGCTGGGTGCAAGGCGGAG ATATTTCTCCAGAAAGAAAAGGTGATGGAGGGGAGTCAATCTACGGACCAACATTTGAAg ATGAGAGCTTTGCTGTTTCTCATGCTAAGCGGGGAATTCTGGGAATGGCCAATAAGGGCCCCCACAGCAATGGATCCCAGTTCTACATCACGCTGCAGCCAACACTCTGGATGGACAGGAGCTATGTTGCCTTTGG TCAAGTGGTTGAAGGTGTCGATGTCCTCAGGAGATTAGAAGAAGCAGTGACTTGCAATGAAAGACCAAAGTATGATTGCAAAATCATAGACTGTGGAGTATTTTAG